A genomic stretch from Desulfotignum balticum DSM 7044 includes:
- a CDS encoding VOC family protein, with amino-acid sequence MKPKISIITLAVSDIERSTTFYRDGLRLPTYGNFPGITFFALSSTWLALYPHDQLADDAKVNPQGSGFRGFTLAHNVSSKEEVDRVMEEARKAGALLQKPAKDMEWGGYSGYFSDPDGFLWEVAWNPHFDLT; translated from the coding sequence ATGAAGCCGAAAATCAGCATTATAACATTGGCGGTCTCAGATATAGAACGATCTACTACCTTCTACCGAGACGGACTAAGGCTGCCGACCTATGGAAACTTTCCTGGAATCACCTTCTTCGCGCTATCCAGTACATGGCTGGCACTGTATCCCCATGATCAACTGGCAGACGATGCCAAGGTCAATCCACAAGGAAGCGGTTTCCGAGGATTCACTCTGGCACATAATGTTTCATCGAAAGAGGAGGTGGATCGAGTGATGGAAGAGGCGAGGAAGGCCGGGGCTTTGTTGCAGAAACCTGCCAAAGACATGGAATGGGGCGGTTATTCTGGTTATTTCTCAGATCCAGATGGATTTCTCTGGGAAGTGGCATGGAATCCTCATTTCGATCTGACCTAA
- a CDS encoding bifunctional helix-turn-helix domain-containing protein/methylated-DNA--[protein]-cysteine S-methyltransferase, translating to MYDYSQQTDDYKRIEKAIHFIEDNFKSQPTLDEIADSVHLSKYHFNRIFKRWAGIGPGQFLQFITLDYTKKRLADSKSLLDTSLESGLSGPSRLHDLFVTFDAMTPGDFKKQGTGLNIDYGFCASPFGECLMAITQRGICHLGFVQKDNKSGALHQLFEAWPGAVFSENSKSIGPFLNQIFNLNKTKKSRPFNLLIKGTNFQINVWKALLQIPSGNLVSYQNIAEYIGHPKAFRAVASAIAINPVAYLIPCHRVISKSGKIHQYRWGSSRKKAIVGWEAAKRA from the coding sequence ATGTATGATTATTCACAACAAACAGATGATTATAAAAGGATAGAAAAAGCCATTCATTTCATTGAAGACAATTTTAAATCTCAACCAACACTTGATGAAATTGCCGACAGTGTCCATTTAAGCAAATATCATTTTAACCGTATATTCAAACGTTGGGCGGGAATCGGGCCCGGTCAGTTCTTACAATTTATTACTTTGGATTACACTAAAAAAAGGTTGGCAGATTCAAAAAGCCTTCTTGATACTTCGTTAGAATCCGGTCTTTCAGGACCAAGTCGATTGCATGATTTGTTTGTGACATTTGATGCGATGACGCCTGGCGATTTCAAGAAACAGGGAACTGGATTAAATATTGATTATGGTTTTTGTGCATCCCCTTTTGGAGAGTGTTTGATGGCAATAACCCAAAGAGGGATATGTCATCTTGGCTTCGTTCAAAAAGACAATAAATCAGGTGCTCTCCATCAGCTTTTTGAAGCATGGCCTGGTGCAGTGTTCAGTGAAAACTCCAAATCAATTGGTCCTTTTTTAAATCAAATATTCAATCTAAATAAGACCAAAAAATCCCGCCCATTCAACCTTTTAATCAAAGGCACAAATTTTCAAATTAATGTATGGAAAGCTTTATTGCAGATACCCAGCGGTAATTTAGTGAGCTATCAAAATATTGCTGAATATATTGGCCATCCAAAAGCATTTCGAGCAGTTGCGAGTGCCATTGCTATTAATCCGGTTGCCTACTTGATACCATGCCATAGAGTTATTTCTAAATCGGGTAAAATTCATCAATATCGGTGGGGCTCTTCAAGGAAAAAAGCTATTGTTGGATGGGAGGCTGCAAAAAGAGCATGA